A single genomic interval of Sulfurovum sp. TSL6 harbors:
- the hisC gene encoding histidinol-phosphate transaminase, translated as MRFNKVLENIQTYEAGKPIELVVREFGIAAKDVVKLASNENPIGTNPAIAKVIRSNADIAHLYPDDSMFELKAALSSKFNVQDDNIIIGAGSDQVIEFISRALLDENSSVLMSAVTFAMYEIYAKQMGAKILRTASYEHKYDEFMEAYRMHRPKIIYLCTPNNPTGDATSKEEVLKIINAVDEDTLVVVDGAYMEYAAAKDEKYAITPNDLLGYENVIYLGTFSKAHGLGGMRVGYGIAQAELIKELHKMRPPFNISTLSLAVAIEACKDDSFVKESIALHQEQIKRYEAFAEEQGFEYIESYTNFITYLFDENMDSTKIADALLKRGVIIRNLASYGLNAMRITIGTAKQNDVFFKHFLEVIA; from the coding sequence ATGAGATTTAACAAAGTATTAGAGAACATTCAAACGTATGAAGCGGGTAAACCTATAGAGCTTGTGGTACGTGAATTTGGTATTGCAGCCAAAGATGTGGTGAAACTCGCTTCAAATGAAAACCCGATAGGTACAAACCCTGCCATCGCCAAAGTGATCAGATCTAATGCTGACATTGCGCATCTTTACCCTGATGACAGTATGTTCGAACTTAAGGCTGCATTGAGCAGCAAGTTTAATGTCCAAGATGACAATATCATCATAGGTGCGGGTTCTGACCAAGTGATAGAGTTTATTTCTCGTGCACTGTTGGATGAAAATTCTTCAGTATTGATGTCTGCGGTGACATTTGCCATGTATGAGATCTATGCAAAACAGATGGGGGCAAAGATCCTTCGTACAGCCAGTTATGAACATAAGTATGATGAGTTTATGGAAGCATACCGTATGCACAGACCAAAGATCATTTACCTTTGTACACCGAATAATCCTACAGGAGATGCCACAAGTAAAGAAGAGGTCTTAAAGATCATCAATGCAGTAGATGAGGATACGCTGGTAGTGGTAGATGGTGCCTATATGGAGTATGCTGCAGCCAAAGATGAAAAATACGCGATCACACCCAATGATCTTTTAGGTTATGAAAATGTCATCTATCTGGGTACATTTTCCAAAGCACATGGTTTGGGTGGTATGCGTGTAGGGTATGGTATCGCACAGGCTGAACTGATCAAAGAACTCCATAAAATGAGACCGCCATTTAACATCTCTACGCTCTCTTTGGCCGTGGCCATAGAGGCATGCAAAGATGACAGTTTTGTGAAAGAATCCATTGCGCTTCACCAAGAGCAGATCAAACGGTATGAGGCTTTTGCAGAGGAACAAGGATTTGAATATATAGAGAGTTATACCAATTTTATCACGTATCTGTTTGATGAAAATATGGATTCAACAAAGATAGCAGATGCACTGCTTAAACGCGGTGTCATCATACGGAACCTTGCCTCTTATGGGTTGAATGCCATGAGGATCACTATAGGAACTGCAAAACAAAATGATGTTTTCTTTAAACATTTTTTAGAAGTGATAGCTTGA